One Streptomyces sp. CNQ-509 DNA window includes the following coding sequences:
- a CDS encoding MarR family winged helix-turn-helix transcriptional regulator gives MAEGADHLVDADDIDGVTRAVLTTSRVLVAIAARSLAAVEGTVTLAQFRMLVVLSTHGPVKLVALAQQLEVNPSTAMRMADRLIATGLISREVNPTDRRETVLRVTPPGRRLVNEVTARRRDEIAAIVARMAPPQREALITALTAFTDAGGEREAESPDQPRYPLGWAEPVPPGGADHDRR, from the coding sequence ATGGCTGAGGGTGCAGACCACCTTGTGGACGCGGACGATATCGACGGCGTGACCCGCGCGGTCCTCACCACCTCGCGGGTGCTTGTCGCCATCGCCGCCAGGTCCCTGGCGGCCGTCGAGGGCACCGTCACCCTGGCGCAGTTCCGGATGCTCGTAGTCCTGTCCACGCACGGCCCGGTCAAGCTGGTCGCACTCGCCCAGCAGTTGGAGGTCAATCCCTCGACCGCGATGCGCATGGCCGACAGGCTCATCGCCACAGGACTCATCTCCCGAGAGGTCAACCCCACCGATCGCCGGGAGACCGTCCTGCGGGTGACCCCGCCGGGACGACGCCTCGTCAACGAGGTCACGGCCCGGCGGCGTGACGAGATCGCCGCGATCGTCGCACGAATGGCACCACCACAGCGCGAAGCTCTGATCACAGCGCTCACCGCCTTCACCGACGCAGGCGGTGAACGGGAAGCCGAGTCACCGGACCAGCCGCGCTATCCGTTGGGCTGGGCCGAACCCGTCCCGCCAGGCGGTGCGGACCATGACCGCCGCTGA
- a CDS encoding PP2C family protein-serine/threonine phosphatase has translation MHEPPNSAPPFRTVLSVLPYGVMAIVAAVDTSAGPEVGYLPLVSLGPAFAGLVGGWRRTALIGALALLLCAALGQYNGLLGDRRGYTAMFSVVAVTAAGLVAVRMRQVREAELASVRSIAETAQRVLLRPVPRAAGNLRIALSYTSALADARIGGDLYEVVTSPAGVRVIVGDVQGKGLEAVEAAAVVLGAFREAAYDEPDLQAVGKRVELALERQLPSEKFVTAIMAEIGDTPAVTLLNYGHPAPLAVNSSGDARLLDPPARALPLGLGMHGATPPQPHVHPFSPGDQILFYTDGVTEARNERGAFYPLTQCTAHLMDTDADTALAAIRQSLVDHVRGPLQDDAAMLLLRYRKDDTDAQQA, from the coding sequence GTGCACGAACCGCCGAACTCCGCCCCGCCCTTTCGCACCGTGCTGTCCGTGCTGCCCTACGGTGTCATGGCCATCGTCGCGGCCGTGGACACCTCAGCCGGTCCGGAGGTGGGCTACCTGCCGCTGGTCTCCCTGGGCCCCGCGTTCGCCGGCCTGGTCGGCGGGTGGCGACGCACCGCACTGATCGGCGCGCTGGCGCTGCTGCTCTGCGCCGCACTCGGTCAGTACAACGGCCTGCTCGGCGACCGCCGCGGTTACACCGCGATGTTCTCGGTGGTCGCGGTCACCGCGGCCGGGCTGGTGGCCGTACGCATGCGCCAGGTCAGAGAGGCCGAACTCGCCAGCGTGCGCTCGATCGCCGAGACGGCCCAGCGTGTGCTGCTGCGGCCGGTTCCACGGGCGGCCGGAAACCTGCGGATCGCACTCTCGTACACCTCCGCGCTCGCCGACGCCAGGATCGGAGGCGACCTGTACGAGGTCGTGACCTCACCGGCGGGCGTGCGGGTGATCGTCGGCGATGTGCAAGGCAAGGGGCTGGAGGCGGTCGAGGCCGCGGCGGTGGTGCTCGGCGCGTTCCGGGAGGCGGCGTACGACGAACCGGACCTGCAGGCGGTCGGCAAGCGTGTGGAACTCGCGCTGGAACGCCAACTGCCGTCCGAGAAGTTCGTCACGGCGATCATGGCCGAAATCGGCGACACGCCAGCAGTGACCCTGCTCAACTACGGACACCCCGCACCGCTGGCGGTGAACAGCAGCGGGGACGCGCGCCTCCTCGACCCGCCCGCACGCGCGCTTCCGCTCGGCCTCGGCATGCACGGCGCCACACCGCCCCAACCACACGTCCACCCCTTCAGCCCCGGCGACCAGATCCTCTTCTACACAGACGGCGTCACAGAAGCACGCAACGAACGAGGCGCCTTCTACCCCCTCACCCAGTGCACCGCCCACCTGATGGACACCGACGCCGACACCGCGCTTGCAGCCATCCGCCAAAGCCTCGTCGACCACGTACGCGGACCGCTCCAGGACGACGCCGCCATGCTCCTCCTGCGCTACCGAAAAGACGACACCGACGCCCAGCAGGCGTAA
- a CDS encoding PP2C family protein-serine/threonine phosphatase — MAVVVAVDTSAGPEIGYLPLVSLGPAFAGLVGGWRRTVLIGVLALLLCTALAQYNRLLGDPRGYTAMFSVVGVTAAALAAVRMRQAREAELASVRSIAEVAQRVLLRPVPLVAGKLRIALSYTSAVAEARIGGDLYEVVTSPVGVRVIIGDVQGKGLEAVETAAVVLGAFREAAYDEPNLQAVGERVERALDRHLPSEKFVTAIMAEIGDEPTVTLLNYGHPAPLAVKIDGDTHLLEPPARALPLGLGVHGTAPPQPHVHPFSPGDQILFYTDGVTEACNAQGVFYPLTTCAPLLTDTDAESALTAVRQDLIDHVRGPLQDDAAMLLLRYRQDDTA, encoded by the coding sequence ATGGCCGTCGTCGTGGCGGTGGACACGTCGGCCGGCCCGGAGATCGGCTACCTGCCGCTGGTGTCCCTGGGTCCCGCATTCGCCGGCCTGGTGGGCGGGTGGCGGCGCACCGTGCTGATCGGTGTGCTGGCGCTGCTGCTCTGTACCGCGCTCGCTCAGTACAACAGGCTGCTGGGTGACCCCCGCGGATACACCGCGATGTTCTCAGTAGTCGGGGTAACCGCCGCCGCCCTGGCGGCCGTACGGATGCGGCAGGCACGCGAGGCGGAGTTGGCCAGCGTACGCTCGATCGCCGAAGTGGCTCAGCGTGTGCTGCTGCGACCGGTGCCGCTGGTGGCGGGAAAGCTGAGGATCGCGCTCTCGTACACGTCCGCGGTTGCCGAAGCCAGGATCGGAGGCGACCTCTACGAGGTCGTGACGTCACCGGTGGGAGTACGAGTGATCATCGGTGACGTGCAGGGCAAGGGCCTGGAAGCAGTGGAGACCGCAGCGGTGGTGCTCGGCGCCTTCCGCGAGGCGGCCTACGACGAGCCGAATCTCCAGGCGGTCGGCGAGCGAGTGGAACGGGCACTGGACCGCCACCTGCCGTCCGAGAAGTTCGTCACGGCCATCATGGCGGAGATCGGCGACGAGCCGACCGTGACCCTCCTCAACTACGGACATCCCGCACCGCTGGCAGTGAAGATCGACGGCGACACGCACCTCCTCGAACCACCGGCTCGGGCACTTCCCCTCGGCCTCGGCGTGCACGGCACTGCACCGCCGCAACCACATGTGCACCCCTTCAGCCCCGGGGACCAGATCCTCTTCTACACAGACGGCGTCACAGAAGCATGCAACGCGCAAGGCGTCTTCTACCCTCTCACCACGTGCGCCCCGCTCCTGACGGACACCGACGCCGAATCCGCCCTGACCGCCGTCCGCCAAGACCTGATCGACCACGTACGCGGCCCCCTCCAGGACGACGCCGCCATGCTCCTCCTGCGCTACCGCCAAGACGACACCGCCTAA
- a CDS encoding TrkH family potassium uptake protein, which translates to MRGWLRSTSRSLLATHPARLVVVAFGLVVLIGTLLLSLPVAAEDRSATGFVPSLFTATSAVCVTGLTVVDTGTHWSAFGEGVILALIQVGGFGIMTLASLLALLVVGRLRLRLQLTAQVETKTLGLGDVRRVLLGVAGTTLIVELSVAALLALRFRFGYDQGVGESAYSALFHAVSAFNNAGFGLHVDSLTRYATDPWVTVPVAAAVICGGLGFPVLLEVLRYRHRRRVSGRRGWSLHAKLTLTTTAVLLVAGAALTCALEWSNGATLGPFGTGEKLLSGFFHSAMTRTAGFNAVDIGALHPATLLVTSVLMFIGGGSAGTAGGIKVTTFAVLAVAMVAEVRGEPAAETMGRRIPPAALRQALTVALLAIGLVISATVVLLTMTQERFEAVLFETVSAFGTVGLSTGITADLPAAGQVVLVLLMFVGRVGPITLVSALALRERTRRFQLPEERPVIG; encoded by the coding sequence GTGCGAGGCTGGCTGCGTTCGACCAGCCGCTCCCTGCTGGCCACGCACCCCGCGCGACTGGTCGTTGTGGCGTTCGGTCTGGTCGTCCTCATCGGCACGCTGCTGTTGTCGCTGCCGGTGGCGGCCGAGGACCGCTCTGCGACGGGCTTCGTGCCGTCGTTGTTTACCGCCACCTCAGCGGTGTGCGTGACGGGCCTGACGGTGGTGGACACCGGAACCCACTGGAGCGCCTTCGGCGAGGGCGTGATCCTGGCACTTATCCAGGTCGGTGGCTTCGGGATCATGACCTTGGCATCGCTGCTGGCATTGCTGGTCGTCGGCAGACTCCGGCTGCGCCTGCAACTGACCGCGCAGGTGGAGACGAAGACCCTCGGCTTGGGCGACGTACGCCGGGTGCTTCTGGGCGTGGCGGGCACCACGCTGATCGTGGAGTTGTCGGTGGCGGCGCTGCTGGCGCTGCGTTTCCGTTTCGGCTACGACCAGGGGGTGGGCGAGTCCGCCTACTCCGCGCTCTTCCACGCTGTCTCCGCCTTCAACAACGCCGGCTTCGGACTGCACGTGGACAGTCTCACTCGCTATGCCACCGACCCGTGGGTGACAGTGCCGGTCGCTGCCGCGGTCATCTGCGGCGGCCTGGGTTTCCCGGTGTTGTTGGAGGTGTTGCGGTATCGGCACCGGCGGCGGGTGAGCGGTCGGCGTGGCTGGTCGCTGCACGCCAAGCTCACCCTGACGACCACCGCGGTCCTGCTGGTAGCAGGGGCGGCTCTCACATGTGCGCTGGAGTGGTCCAACGGTGCGACCCTCGGCCCCTTCGGTACCGGCGAGAAACTGCTCAGCGGCTTCTTTCACTCGGCCATGACCCGCACCGCGGGCTTCAACGCCGTCGACATCGGCGCACTGCACCCGGCCACACTGCTGGTGACCAGCGTGCTGATGTTCATCGGTGGCGGAAGCGCCGGCACCGCGGGCGGCATCAAAGTCACGACCTTCGCGGTACTCGCCGTCGCCATGGTCGCCGAGGTGCGTGGCGAGCCCGCCGCCGAGACCATGGGCCGCCGCATCCCGCCGGCCGCGCTGCGGCAGGCGCTGACGGTGGCGCTGCTCGCCATCGGACTGGTGATATCGGCCACCGTGGTACTGCTGACCATGACACAGGAAAGATTCGAGGCGGTGCTCTTCGAGACGGTTTCCGCCTTCGGCACCGTCGGCCTGTCCACCGGCATCACCGCCGATCTTCCGGCGGCCGGCCAGGTCGTCCTGGTCCTGCTGATGTTCGTCGGCCGCGTCGGTCCCATCACCCTGGTGTCGGCACTCGCGCTGCGCGAGCGCACGCGCCGCTTTCAACTACCCGAAGAACGCCCCGTCATTGGATGA
- a CDS encoding TrkA family potassium uptake protein, with protein MSMTNYLHHLQRRRGKRQAGGRRRQAGADRIAVIGLGRFGGSLADELTRRGWDVLGIDTDARLVQKYSDALTHAAAADCTDPRTLEQLGVNDFTHVVVGIGTDIQASILVASNLLEAGVTNIWAKAVSRQHGQILERLGVHHVILPEHEMGERVAHLVTGRMLDFIQFDDDFALAKTVAPRLAIGVPLGESRVRTLHGVTVVGIKRPGEEFTYATAETVLEKGDVIIVTGRTQAVETFAELT; from the coding sequence ATGAGCATGACCAACTACCTGCACCACCTCCAACGCAGGCGCGGCAAGCGGCAGGCGGGCGGCCGCCGCCGGCAGGCCGGAGCGGACCGGATCGCCGTCATCGGCCTGGGGAGATTCGGCGGCTCACTGGCCGACGAGCTGACGCGCCGTGGATGGGACGTCCTGGGCATCGATACCGATGCCCGGCTGGTCCAGAAGTACAGCGACGCCCTCACCCATGCAGCCGCTGCGGACTGCACCGACCCCCGGACCCTGGAGCAACTGGGTGTAAATGACTTCACCCATGTGGTGGTCGGCATCGGCACCGACATCCAGGCGTCGATCCTGGTCGCCTCGAACCTGCTGGAGGCCGGTGTGACGAACATCTGGGCGAAGGCCGTCAGCCGTCAGCACGGCCAGATCCTTGAACGGCTAGGCGTGCATCACGTCATCCTGCCTGAGCACGAGATGGGCGAGCGCGTCGCCCATCTCGTGACCGGCCGGATGCTCGACTTCATCCAGTTCGATGACGACTTCGCACTCGCCAAGACCGTCGCGCCGAGGCTCGCCATCGGCGTCCCTCTGGGCGAGAGCCGCGTCCGCACCCTCCACGGCGTCACCGTGGTCGGCATCAAGCGCCCCGGCGAGGAGTTCACCTATGCCACAGCCGAGACGGTCCTGGAGAAAGGTGACGTCATCATCGTCACCGGACGCACACAAGCGGTCGAAACCTTCGCCGAACTCACCTGA
- a CDS encoding sodium:proton antiporter, giving the protein MVLIAVFGVALLVAVLLSGLAARSVLSTSLLFLVGGALVSDGFLGLIHITPDSDLVAVTADLALFAVLFTDGMHVSFPALRSAWKNPARALALGMPLAFVGMALVTHFVVGLDWTTSFLVGAVLAPTDPVFASAIVSRKEVPARLRQLLNVESGINDGLALPVVLILIAAAGPAGHGAEADLGKIGLELAGGLALGVAAPLVVYWLVRFRLLGAEPKLQPLLPLAVGIILYAVCHLTHSNPYLAAFSAGAVLASLSPEAKDAFEPLGESLAELAKFAALLVFGALLTPELFGDLSWGGYVAVVLAIVLIRPASLLLSLLGTRFDRRERLTAAWFGPKGFASVVYGLLVLQAQVPQGEEAFTLIAVCIAFSIVAHSSTDVPIARMFDVEDLVGLPNETDRAAGHDLPKQRQPGPDRARS; this is encoded by the coding sequence GTGGTACTTATCGCGGTCTTCGGGGTGGCGCTGCTGGTGGCGGTGCTGCTGTCCGGCCTGGCGGCCCGCTCGGTGCTCTCCACGTCGCTGCTGTTTCTGGTCGGTGGTGCCCTGGTCAGCGACGGATTCCTGGGTCTGATCCACATCACGCCGGACAGTGACCTGGTCGCGGTTACCGCCGATCTCGCATTGTTCGCCGTGCTGTTCACCGACGGCATGCACGTGTCGTTCCCCGCTCTGCGCAGCGCCTGGAAGAACCCCGCCCGCGCACTGGCACTCGGTATGCCGCTGGCCTTCGTCGGTATGGCGCTAGTCACGCACTTCGTGGTGGGACTGGACTGGACGACGTCCTTTCTGGTGGGTGCGGTGCTCGCGCCGACGGACCCGGTGTTCGCCTCGGCGATCGTCAGCCGCAAGGAAGTACCGGCGCGGCTGCGTCAGTTGCTGAATGTCGAGAGCGGCATCAACGACGGCCTCGCGCTGCCCGTGGTGCTCATTCTCATCGCTGCCGCCGGGCCGGCCGGGCACGGCGCCGAGGCCGACCTCGGCAAGATCGGCCTGGAGCTGGCCGGCGGTCTGGCGCTGGGGGTCGCGGCGCCGTTGGTGGTGTACTGGCTGGTGCGGTTCCGGCTGCTGGGCGCGGAGCCCAAGTTGCAGCCGCTGCTGCCGCTGGCGGTGGGGATCATCCTCTACGCGGTCTGCCATCTGACCCACTCCAACCCTTACCTGGCGGCGTTCTCCGCCGGCGCGGTCCTGGCTTCCCTCTCGCCGGAGGCCAAGGATGCGTTCGAGCCGCTCGGAGAGTCGCTGGCGGAGCTGGCGAAGTTCGCCGCGCTGCTGGTGTTCGGGGCGCTGCTGACTCCAGAGCTGTTCGGGGACCTGTCCTGGGGCGGGTACGTGGCGGTGGTGCTGGCTATCGTGCTGATCCGGCCGGCTTCTCTCCTGCTGTCCCTGCTCGGAACCCGCTTCGACCGGCGTGAGCGGCTAACGGCGGCCTGGTTCGGACCGAAGGGCTTCGCCTCGGTCGTCTACGGGCTCCTGGTGCTCCAGGCCCAGGTCCCACAGGGCGAGGAAGCGTTCACGCTGATCGCGGTCTGTATCGCCTTCTCGATCGTGGCTCACTCCAGCACCGACGTGCCCATCGCCCGCATGTTCGACGTCGAAGACCTCGTCGGCCTGCCGAACGAGACAGACCGCGCCGCAGGCCACGACCTCCCGAAGCAGCGCCAGCCCGGTCCGGACCGCGCCAGGTCGTGA
- a CDS encoding glycoside hydrolase family 9 protein, with product MPTSASARPARGAGRRGPRRWSRGRSGLVAGLIAGVVFGGGLLAPPSADAGESPEAGFNYAEALQKSMFFYEAQRSGDLPAGNRVGWRGDSALDDGSDVGVDLTGGWYDAGDHVKFGFPMAFTTTLLAWGGLAAEDGYRQSGQLAYLKDNLRWANDYFIRAHPEPDVLYAQVGDGEADHRWWGPAEVMPMERPSYRVHPGCPGSDVAGETAAAMASSSLLFADDDPSYAATLVRHAEELYDFADTHRGVYSDCVPAGNFYRSWSGYQDELVWGAYWLYKATGDASYLAKAETEYDRLGTEPQTDTRSYRWTMAWDNKAYGAYALLAMETGDDRYVQDANRWLDYWTTGVDGQRVPYSPGGQAVLDTWGSLRYAANTAFVALVYSDWLAATDPDRATRYRTFGERQIDYMLGDNPRDSSYVVGFGANPPRNPHHRTAHGSWTDQLTAPETNRHVLYGALVGGPSGPDDEYTDDRQDYVANEVATDYNAGLSGALAALVERHGGTPLPDFPQPEEPDGPEMYVEASLNADGAGFTEVKATVRNRSGFPARTLDQGTFRYWFTLDEGVDPADLTLFSGYSECPSPLRGPFQAEGDLYYVELDCTGKAIFPGGQSQHRAEVQFRITGGPGWDPTDDWSYQGLTNQPARAENFPLYDSGELVWGEGPGPTPGG from the coding sequence ATGCCGACTTCCGCATCCGCTCGTCCCGCCCGCGGCGCCGGCCGCAGAGGCCCCCGCCGATGGAGCCGCGGCCGGTCCGGGCTCGTCGCCGGGCTGATCGCCGGCGTGGTGTTCGGCGGCGGGCTGCTCGCCCCGCCCTCGGCAGACGCCGGCGAGTCGCCCGAGGCGGGGTTCAACTACGCCGAGGCACTGCAGAAGTCGATGTTCTTCTACGAGGCGCAGCGCTCCGGCGACCTCCCGGCCGGCAACCGCGTCGGCTGGCGCGGCGACTCCGCGCTCGACGACGGCTCCGACGTCGGTGTCGATCTCACCGGCGGCTGGTACGACGCCGGCGACCACGTGAAGTTCGGCTTCCCGATGGCGTTCACGACCACACTGCTGGCCTGGGGCGGGCTGGCCGCGGAGGACGGCTACCGGCAGTCGGGCCAACTCGCGTACCTCAAGGACAACCTGCGCTGGGCCAACGACTACTTCATCCGCGCGCACCCCGAGCCCGACGTCCTCTACGCCCAGGTCGGCGACGGCGAGGCCGACCACCGGTGGTGGGGACCGGCCGAGGTCATGCCGATGGAGCGGCCGTCCTACCGCGTGCACCCCGGCTGCCCGGGATCGGACGTCGCCGGCGAGACCGCCGCCGCCATGGCGTCGTCCTCGCTGCTCTTCGCCGACGACGACCCGTCGTACGCCGCGACCCTCGTCCGGCACGCCGAGGAACTGTACGACTTCGCCGACACCCACCGGGGCGTCTACTCGGACTGCGTACCCGCCGGCAACTTCTACCGTTCCTGGTCCGGCTACCAGGACGAGCTGGTCTGGGGCGCGTACTGGCTCTACAAGGCGACCGGCGACGCCTCCTACCTCGCCAAGGCCGAGACCGAGTACGACCGCCTCGGCACCGAGCCGCAGACCGACACCCGCAGCTACCGCTGGACCATGGCGTGGGACAACAAGGCGTACGGCGCCTACGCGCTGCTGGCCATGGAGACCGGCGACGACCGGTACGTCCAGGACGCCAACCGCTGGCTCGACTACTGGACCACCGGCGTGGACGGCCAGCGCGTGCCGTACTCGCCCGGCGGCCAGGCCGTCCTCGACACCTGGGGCTCGCTGCGCTACGCCGCCAACACGGCCTTCGTCGCCCTGGTCTACTCCGACTGGCTCGCCGCCACCGACCCGGACCGGGCGACGCGCTACCGCACGTTCGGCGAGCGCCAGATCGACTACATGCTCGGCGACAACCCGCGTGACTCCAGCTACGTCGTCGGCTTCGGCGCCAACCCGCCGCGCAACCCGCACCACCGCACCGCCCACGGCTCCTGGACCGACCAGCTCACCGCACCCGAGACCAACCGCCACGTGCTCTACGGCGCCCTGGTCGGCGGCCCCTCCGGCCCCGACGACGAGTACACCGACGACCGCCAGGACTACGTCGCCAACGAGGTCGCCACCGACTACAACGCCGGACTCTCCGGCGCGCTCGCCGCCCTCGTCGAACGGCACGGCGGCACCCCGCTGCCCGACTTCCCGCAGCCCGAGGAGCCCGACGGCCCGGAGATGTACGTCGAGGCGTCCCTGAACGCCGACGGCGCGGGATTCACCGAGGTCAAGGCGACCGTCCGCAACCGCAGCGGCTTCCCCGCACGGACGCTGGACCAGGGCACCTTCCGCTACTGGTTCACCCTCGACGAGGGCGTGGACCCGGCGGACCTCACCCTGTTCTCCGGCTACAGCGAGTGCCCCTCGCCACTGCGCGGCCCCTTCCAAGCGGAGGGCGACCTCTATTACGTGGAGTTGGACTGCACCGGAAAGGCGATCTTCCCCGGCGGCCAGTCCCAGCACCGAGCCGAGGTACAGTTCCGCATCACCGGGGGCCCCGGCTGGGACCCCACCGACGACTGGTCGTACCAGGGACTGACCAACCAGCCGGCCCGCGCCGAGAACTTCCCGCTCTACGACTCGGGAGAGCTGGTCTGGGGCGAGGGCCCGGGTCCGACGCCCGGAGGCTGA
- a CDS encoding glycoside hydrolase family 5 protein — protein MTAKTMKIKAVLVAIILAVAASVYGVSAHAASAGTTARSDASRIVADMGAGWNLGNQLEANIDGYPGETSWGNPKVSQALIDKVHGAGFKTIRIPVSYLRNIGPGPDYAIDSSWLNRVQEVVDYAYRRGMYVVINMHGDGYKTINGSWLICDAASQTEIKDKYRKVWQQIASRFQGYDQHLILESMNEEFDGQYGQPTQPCYSNINDYNQIFVDTVRRTGGNNTSRWLLVPGWNTNIDYTAGDYGFAIPTDEYRSPSIPGDEQRIMISVHYYDPWDFAGEENGNITQWGPAATDPSKTSTWGQEDHLDAQLKKMHDGFVTKGYPVVVGEYGAIDKSSFDSANNSYRADFAHTLAATAKKYGAVSVYWDNGVNGRYGFGLFDRNSYTVTQQGILSAIMSGVDGG, from the coding sequence ATGACTGCGAAAACGATGAAGATCAAAGCCGTACTCGTGGCCATCATATTAGCAGTGGCCGCATCTGTGTACGGCGTCTCGGCTCATGCGGCATCTGCCGGTACGACGGCCCGGTCGGACGCTTCCCGGATCGTTGCCGACATGGGCGCGGGCTGGAACCTGGGGAACCAACTCGAAGCCAACATCGACGGATATCCCGGCGAAACATCGTGGGGTAATCCCAAGGTATCGCAAGCCCTCATCGACAAGGTACACGGGGCGGGATTCAAAACGATCCGGATCCCGGTCTCCTATCTGCGCAACATAGGGCCTGGCCCCGACTACGCGATCGACTCGTCCTGGCTGAACAGAGTCCAGGAAGTCGTCGACTATGCCTATCGCCGAGGCATGTATGTCGTGATCAACATGCACGGTGACGGCTACAAAACGATCAACGGCTCCTGGCTGATCTGTGACGCAGCTTCTCAGACGGAAATCAAGGACAAGTACCGGAAGGTATGGCAGCAGATCGCGTCGCGGTTCCAGGGCTACGATCAGCACCTGATCCTGGAGTCCATGAACGAAGAGTTCGACGGTCAGTACGGTCAGCCGACTCAACCGTGCTACTCGAACATAAACGACTACAACCAGATCTTCGTGGACACGGTACGGCGGACCGGTGGCAACAACACCTCACGATGGCTGCTCGTCCCCGGCTGGAACACGAACATCGATTACACCGCAGGCGACTACGGCTTCGCCATCCCGACCGACGAGTACCGTTCGCCTTCCATTCCCGGCGACGAGCAGAGGATCATGATCTCCGTGCACTACTATGATCCGTGGGATTTCGCTGGAGAGGAAAACGGAAACATCACGCAGTGGGGCCCGGCCGCGACGGACCCGTCGAAGACGTCCACCTGGGGACAGGAGGACCATCTGGACGCGCAGTTGAAGAAGATGCATGACGGGTTCGTCACGAAGGGATATCCGGTAGTCGTCGGTGAATACGGAGCGATCGACAAGTCGTCGTTCGACTCGGCGAACAACAGCTACCGTGCCGACTTTGCACACACCCTGGCGGCCACGGCAAAGAAGTACGGGGCAGTCAGCGTCTACTGGGACAACGGCGTAAACGGACGGTATGGGTTCGGTCTGTTCGACCGAAATTCCTACACCGTGACCCAGCAGGGCATCCTCAGCGCCATCATGAGCGGCGTCGACGGCGGTTGA
- a CDS encoding alpha/beta fold hydrolase — translation MTTVHANGVDLGIESFGADDAPLVLLAGGTTMLSWPDALCERLAAGGRRVVRYDLRDSGESTTVDPDAPAYTLRDLAADAAALVEVLGGGPAHLAGIGVGGMVAQVAALDHPRAFSALTLVGTRAVAPGPPDDDLPDHDGATMGRLFGQPMPDWSDREAVAEFTAAGAAILGDDPAAARVNGGRVWDRTPGTAPPVQMANHLGMVFSKLDCTPRWRERLPRIDIPTLVVHGRRDSFFPVGNGEAIAREIPGARLLVLETAATAIPDAAAGEVAEAMLALG, via the coding sequence ATGACCACTGTGCACGCCAACGGGGTCGACCTGGGCATCGAATCGTTCGGTGCCGACGACGCGCCTCTCGTCCTGCTCGCGGGCGGGACCACGATGCTCTCCTGGCCCGACGCGCTCTGCGAGCGGCTTGCCGCCGGAGGGCGGCGGGTGGTCCGTTACGACCTGCGCGACAGCGGGGAGTCGACGACCGTGGATCCGGATGCGCCCGCCTACACCCTGCGCGACCTCGCCGCGGACGCGGCGGCCCTCGTCGAGGTGCTGGGCGGGGGGCCCGCGCATCTGGCGGGGATCGGTGTCGGCGGGATGGTTGCTCAGGTGGCCGCGCTCGACCATCCCCGTGCGTTCTCGGCGCTCACCCTGGTCGGCACCCGCGCGGTCGCGCCCGGGCCGCCCGACGACGACCTCCCCGACCACGACGGGGCGACGATGGGCCGGCTCTTCGGGCAGCCGATGCCCGACTGGAGCGACCGGGAGGCGGTGGCGGAGTTCACCGCTGCCGGCGCGGCGATCCTCGGCGACGACCCCGCCGCCGCGCGCGTGAACGGGGGGCGCGTCTGGGACCGTACCCCCGGCACCGCGCCCCCGGTCCAGATGGCGAACCACCTGGGCATGGTGTTCTCGAAGCTCGACTGCACACCCCGCTGGCGCGAGCGGCTGCCCCGGATCGACATCCCCACGCTCGTCGTCCACGGCCGTCGCGACTCGTTTTTCCCCGTGGGCAACGGCGAGGCCATCGCGCGCGAGATCCCCGGTGCCCGGCTGCTCGTGCTGGAGACGGCCGCCACCGCGATCCCCGACGCGGCGGCCGGCGAGGTCGCGGAGGCGATGCTCGCGCTCGGGTAG